DNA from Biomphalaria glabrata chromosome 14, xgBioGlab47.1, whole genome shotgun sequence:
CGGTACACTAAACAAGCTTTCCAGGCTTGAACGGTTAAGTCTTCAGAACAATGTATTAACTTTTATACAGCCCAATGCTTTTCAAGGACTTAAAAATTTACGATATTTAAATCTAGAGAGCAATCATCTCAACCTGTTTAAATTACCTGTGGACTTATTCAGAGATCTAATTAACCTAACTGACCTAATGTTAGCACAATATGTAAAGTATGGTGAATTCCAACAAAGTAATGTATACACATTTAGTAATGAAAGTTTTCCTGATGCCATGTTTCGGTATTTAGTCAACTTACAAAACTTATCTGTCAGTTCTTCTTCGGATATCTTGTACTTTAATGAAGACTTTGCAAAGCTGCCTTACTTAAGAGAATTGCACATTTCTGGAACGTTCAGCAGAATAGAAGATCACAGTTTTCTAAATGTAAGAGGTGTCACAGATCTATACCTGGTAATCTGCCCTGTGATAAATTTCTTCAGTGAGGCAGCGTTGGCATCTTTTAAAAGATTAAGAAGTATCCAGTATCAGATGCTGGATCTCGGTTTACATAAAGCATTACGAACATTGCGGCCTTTAGTCAACACAAACTTGACAACTGTGCTATTTTTTCAAACTCGAAGGAATAAGTTTAACTACTTATCTATTGAAAACGGAGATGGTATTTTGAACGCAACGGATACCAAGTTTTTAAGACAAATCTGTCTTGAGGaacttatatttaataataatcatatctTTATACTTGAGAGTGGAGCATTATTCAGCCCCACATTTAATCGATGTCTCAAAAAACTGTATATTTTCGAGAAGAACTTTATAGGATCAAACAGGGCTAGCTTCGATATATTTCTGTTACAAAATCTAAGAGAAATCTTTATAGCTCATTCTGTCATAACACCAACCATGCATAACAATGTTCGCAAAGTGTTCAAACTGATAAATGCGTTTGACAATTTTACTTTGGACGCCTCAtatcaagaaaatatatttactcCGTATTACCAACTTTTCTCAAAGCAAAACTCACCATTACcgtttgagtttaaattctcTAAAAATATCTACAGAGAAAGGGGAAGTAAATCAACGGAAATAACCATAGTAATTTCAGATTCGTTAGAATATATTGCATTATCTTCCTTGGCAAATGGATTATACTTAAACGTGCCAGTAAAAATTAAAGGCGGTGAAAATCTCATTTCTGCTAACTTGAGAAATAACGGAATTCACCAATTTCTTATTCCGATTGAAGGACTCCCTAAACTAAGAGAATTATATTTATCATTCAATGATGTCTCCATCGTATCTCGAGACATTCTGGATAGTTATCCTAATCTAGAAATATTGTATTTAGACAATTGCAATCTGAGTAGCGCAGTAATGTCAGAATATAGTCATCGGTTTTTTAGAAGACTTGTCAACTTAACCAAGTTAGATTTGTCCTATAATGCGCTTGATCTATTTTCTACTGtgtcatttttaaataatagaaaacTGGCGTATTTAAATTTGGCCGGAAATCGATTTAAAGACATACCGTTTGATTTAAAGCTTACACCGGAACTAAGATACTTGGACATGAGGCAGAATGTGGTCACCGCTGTTTccaaaagagacagagacataatTGAAGACAACAGAGAGTGTCTTGGAAGTTTTCAGCTTTTCTTAGCCGACAACATTTTGTCATGCGGATGCGAACACATTGACTTTCTCCAGTGGCTGCAGTTGACCAGTGTCCAGCTTGACAATAACAGGAACTTTA
Protein-coding regions in this window:
- the LOC129922681 gene encoding toll-like receptor 4; this translates as MLAQYVKYGEFQQSNVYTFSNESFPDAMFRYLVNLQNLSVSSSSDILYFNEDFAKLPYLRELHISGTFSRIEDHSFLNVRGVTDLYLVICPVINFFSEAALASFKRLRSIQYQMLDLGLHKALRTLRPLVNTNLTTVLFFQTRRNKFNYLSIENGDGILNATDTKFLRQICLEELIFNNNHIFILESGALFSPTFNRCLKKLYIFEKNFIGSNRASFDIFLLQNLREIFIAHSVITPTMHNNVRKVFKLINAFDNFTLDASYQENIFTPYYQLFSKQNSPLPFEFKFSKNIYRERGSKSTEITIVISDSLEYIALSSLANGLYLNVPVKIKGGENLISANLRNNGIHQFLIPIEGLPKLRELYLSFNDVSIVSRDILDSYPNLEILYLDNCNLSSAVMSEYSHRFFRRLVNLTKLDLSYNALDLFSTVSFLNNRKLAYLNLAGNRFKDIPFDLKLTPELRYLDMRQNVVTAVSKRDRDIIEDNRECLGSFQLFLADNILSCGCEHIDFLQWLQLTSVQLDNNRNFTCINSEGVLTYTLVYLQLEDLWRQCWGRWFLNFSFILLFVIVIGHLLVFLWVKNKTVIISNVFQFFTNLRLKKVSDYRYGVFIGYCNCDYQFACVTLREYIEEKLKLTTFLQDRDLLPSSAVSEGIMEAMTSSYRILLVVNENFGSCSLCVQLFILSRQIILFVLSS